The DNA sequence CGAGCAGCTTCTCGGCCAGCTCGATGCCGGGCTCGTGGGTGAGGCCGAGGAAGGTCGAGTGGGCCAGCCGGTCGAGCTGGCGGCGGATCGCGTCGTCGATCTCGGGCACCCGGTGGCCGTGCACGTTGACCCACAGCGAGGAGCAGCCGTCGATGTAGCGGGTGCCGTCGGAGTCGACGAGATGGACGCCCTCGCCGCGCTCGATGACCAGCGGGCGGTCGTAGGCCCACAGGGAGTGCTGGGTGAACGGGTGCCAGACGCTGGCCAGGTCGCGCGCGACGAGGTCCTCGGTGGTCATGGCCTCGATCCTGGCAGCCCCTGCGACCGCCGGGGTGCTCGGGTCAGACCACGCCGTAGAGCCGGTCGCCGGCGTCGCCGAGGCCCGGGACGATGTAGCCCTTGTCGTTGAGGCGCTCGTCGAGCCCGGCCGTGACCACGGTGACGTCGACGGAGCGGCCCTCGAACGCCGCCCGCAGCCGCTCGATGCCCTCGGGCGCGGCCAGCAGGCAGATCGCCGTGACGTCCGTGGCGCCGCGGCCGAGCAGCAGGTTGATCGCGTCCACGAGCGTGCCGCCCGTGGCGAGCATCGGGTCGAGGGCGAACACCTGGCGCCCGGAGATGTCGGCGGGCATGCGGTCGGCGTATGTCGACACCTCGAGGGTCTCCTCGTTGCGCACCATGCCGAGGAACCCGACCTCGGCCGTGGGCAGCAGGCGGACCATGCCGTCGAGCATGCCGAGGCCGGCGCGCAGGATCGGGACGACGAGCGGCCGGGGGTCGGCCAGCCGCACGCCCATGGCCGGGGCCACCGGCGTCGACACAGCGACCCGCTCGACCCGGATGCCGCGCGTGGCCTCGTAGGCGAGCAGGGTGACCAGCTCGTCGGCCAGGCGCCGGAAGGTGGGCGAGTCGGTGCGCGCGTCGCGCAGCGCGGTGAGCTTGTGGGCGACGAGCGGGTGGTCGGCGACGTGCACGCGGAGGCTGTCGGGCATGGGCCGAAGGGTAGGCCGTCGCGCTGCCGCATGGGACCCGTGCGGACGTCCGGCTGATTCGTCGCCCCTCGGGGGAGCGCGTCTGTCAGGCTGTGGGCGCGGTACCGCCGGTCCCGCGTGGGTGGCGTGCGAGGAGGCGACGTGGACGACGCATCGGTCGACTTCGCCGTCGCCGCCTGGCGCGAGGACGGCCTGTGGCAGGTCGTCGTGCTCCCGCCGCGTGCGGGCGACTCGCTCGACGCCCTCGTGGCCGCGCTGCGCGCCCAGCAGGGCGAGGGCGGCGTGCTCGGGATGGTGTCGGTGGCCGAGGAGTTCTTCCTCCTCGTGCGCGTGCTCGGCGAGGAGGTGCGCCTGCTGCTCTCGGACCTCTACGCGGCCGAGGAGTGGCCGATCGGCACCGACGCGCTGGACCGCCTGGGCATCCCGTCGCCGGACGACGACGACAGCGACGACCTCCAGCCCGCCGGCGACCTGCGCATCGTGGAGGACTTCGGGGTCGGTCCCGTCGACATCGAGCTGCTGCTCGACGACGACGACATGTGGCCCGACGAGCAGCTGGCCTCGATCGCCGCACGGGTCGGCTTCGGCGAGCAGTTCGACGCGGCGCTCGAGCAGCTGCCCGACTGAGCCGCTGCGGCTGGGATGATCGCCCGGTGCAGCCGCGACCCGAGGACGTCGAGGCGATGCGCCACGCGCTCGACGAGGCCCGCCGGGCCCTCGATCTCGGCGAGGTCCCGATCGGGGCCGTCGTCCTCGACGCGACGGGCGCGGTGATCGGGGTCGGGCGCAACGAGCGCGAGGCCTCGCACGACCCCACTGCGCATGCCGAGGTGGTGGCGCTGCGCGCCGCCGCGGCGGCGCTGGGCACCTGGCGGCTCGACGGCGCGACACTCGCGGTGACCCTC is a window from the Frankiales bacterium genome containing:
- a CDS encoding nucleoside deaminase encodes the protein MRHALDEARRALDLGEVPIGAVVLDATGAVIGVGRNEREASHDPTAHAEVVALRAAAAALGTWRLDGATLAVTLEPCPMCAGAAWLSRVARVVFGAWNEEYGAAGSLWDVLRDGRLNHRPEVVSGVLAPECAGLLSDFFARRRDAD
- a CDS encoding uracil phosphoribosyltransferase, with the protein product MPDSLRVHVADHPLVAHKLTALRDARTDSPTFRRLADELVTLLAYEATRGIRVERVAVSTPVAPAMGVRLADPRPLVVPILRAGLGMLDGMVRLLPTAEVGFLGMVRNEETLEVSTYADRMPADISGRQVFALDPMLATGGTLVDAINLLLGRGATDVTAICLLAAPEGIERLRAAFEGRSVDVTVVTAGLDERLNDKGYIVPGLGDAGDRLYGVV